ATTTTTCGGAGTCAGCTTGGTGATATGATCTGGTATTGCAATATCAGGATTAGTTGATTGGAACTCATAGTCGACACCATTTGGCTCAAAGCTCCACGTTCCAGTTATGGTTTTGACTTTCGTTCCTGCAATAGCTTTTCCATATTTAGCTGTATCAAAACCATGGAAAGTCCAGGTACCAGTTGGAACACTTACTGTAGTTGGCTCAAGTTGAATCACATCTTTGTAATCGTCCGCTTGAGCTACAAATTCACTAGCAGCTGGAAGCATTGAGCGAATTTTATTGGGCAGAGGATAGATCGGAGTTGAGTTCTTAAATTTATATTCTACTCTGTAGGTAGTATCAGTCTGTTTTGCAGAATCCTCAGGCAATTTTCCTTTAGAGGAAGTGTCTCCAGACTCTACTTCTTTTGAAGGAATCTTATCCTTTCCCAAGATGATTCTCGATTTTTTATTACGAAGTCCCGAATTAACGAAGGTTACCAGATTTCGGTAAACTTTATCAATTTCTTCTTGCTTTGTAGCAGTTTGAAGTACGCTATCAGCCGCTGACATCAAATCATTAAGGATTTCTAAACTTTCATCTGTTTTCCCTGAAAAATCCTTGTTGCGCAACTCTTTAAGATAGTTCTCTAAAGCACTCTTCTTCAGACTGACGTTAGCAGAAGGCAGCTGGGCAGTTCCTTCTGTGGATGGCTGGACAGTTTCAGCAACTGATTGAGAATTTCTAAAAGCAGGTGAATCTGTCACTTGGTTTGTCTCTGCTACAGTAGGTGTTGCAAAGTTTAAGATGGCTTGATTGCCCTCTTTATTCTCTGCATTTACTGACGCAGCTGCCATTGTTGAAGTCGTCTCTTGATTCTCTATTTTTGTTGTTTCAGACGCTCCTTCTGAGGTTTGATTATCTGACTTATTTCCCACTTGCGCTGTAGATTCAAGCTCATCTGCGTGGACTGTTTGATCCACTCCAGTCGCAGTGGGTGCAAACAAAAATCCAATCGCAAGGGATACAGTAGCAACTGATAATTTGCGGATTGAATATTTTATCTTTCTATCCTGAAAAGACATCCTTTCCTCCTCTTTTACATTCTTGACAACTATTATAGCATAAATGGTTGTAATTGCATATTATGAGAGCCTATTCTTCATGTTTCGGATTTCTTATGGAATAAACATTCATCATAAGTAAAAATAGGTATTGACTATATCTCCATTTCTGTTTACTTTTTGTTAGGTACGAAAAAAGATTGAAAAATCACAAAGGAGCCTCTTCAATCTTCTTGATTTCTTTCTATTGCAGGGAATATTCGAGACGCTGGTAAGTTACACTATTGGGCATTTGTAGACACCCTCTCAGTCCTCTGCTGCAAAACCATCATTTCTAATCACATACCGCTCTATGATTCCATTATCGTCAAAGAGAACTCCGTGGAGGACTCCGCCATAAACAGCTCCGCCATCCATACCAATCTTACCATCCTCAGTCATCCAGAGTTGGTCAGTTCCTGGCGTCTCATGCAAGAGATAAAATGTCGGTGTATGACCAAAGACGATCCTTTTGCCAGTCTGATTACTGCCTTCGTGAAAAGGCGAGCGAATCCAAACCTTTTGATAATCACTGGTCTCTCGCCAGTCTTTCAGTTCCAAATCTAGGCCAGCATGGACAAAAATGTACTGCTCCGTCTCCAATAGGAAAGGCATCTGACGAATAAAGTCGACTAAATCGGCCGCCTCCGTCTTGACACCTTCTGCATCCGCCACCCCATCGACAGGAGCATTGAGAGGTCGACCCAGAAGCGAATTAATCGTCGTATCTCCGCCATTGCGTCGGTAGTGGTCATAAGACTTTTCAGGATTGTCCAGCCAGGTCAGAAACATATACTCATGATTGCCAGAAAGACAGATAGCTCCTTTCTGATCCACTAAATCCTTGACCCGCTCCAAAACTGCTCGGCTGTCCTCGCCACGATCCATCAAGTCGCCTAGAAAGACTAGTTGGCTGCGACCGTCCCAATGCTGGAGCAGCTCATCAAGCATACCAGACTTGCCATGGACATCACCGATTGCAAAATATTTTGTCATAGTCGCCACTTTCTAAAGGAGACCGAAACACTTGTGTCTCAGCCTCGCTTGTTTATTTTTTTAATAATTCTCTAGCCTGCGTCAAAGCAGCCTCCGTCACATCTTCGCCAGCCAGCATCTTAGCAACTTCCTGAACACGCTCGTCAGACGTCAGCAGGCGCACCGTTGAGACGGTCGAATTCTCATCCGAAATCTTCTCAATAAAGAACTGATAATCGGCAATCGCAATGACCTGCGGCAAATGGGAAATGGCCAAGACTTGCCCATTGGAGCCAATCTTATGAATCTTCTGAGCAATAGCCTGGGCCACTCGGCCAGAAACGCCTGTATCCACTTCGTCAAAGACAATGCTGGTCTTGCCTTCCTTACGAGAAAAGGCAGATTTGATAGCCAACATGAGGCGGGAGAGTTCCCCGCCAGACGCAACCTTAACCAGAGGTTTGAAATCCTCGCCCGGATTGGCCGAGATGTAAAACTCTACTTGCTCATTGCCTTCACGGTTAAACTTTCCCTTAGTGAACTGCACTTTAAAGCGCGCCTTTTCCATGTAGAGATCCTGCAGCTCCTGCTTGATTTCTGCTTCCAGCTGGGTTGCTAGACCATGACGGGCCTGACTCAGCTCCTGGGCCAACTCCACCAGCTCTCTCTCCAAGAGCCTCAGCTCTTTGTCCATATCCTCTGAGGACAAGTTGCTACCAGTTAAAAGGCTGTATTCTTTGGAAATCTGAGCAAAATATTCCAGCACATCATCTACTTGGCCGCCGTATTTACGCGTGATGCTGTTAATCAAGTCTAAGCGACTCTCCACCTGCAGCAGCCGATCTACGTCAAAATCCAGTCCATCTAAAATGTCTTCTAGGCGCTTGCTAACGTCCTCTAAGACATAATAAGTCTCTGACAAGCTACCTGAAAGCTCCTTGTAAGCCGGATCGTAATCCTCGATAGACTCAAGGTCATTCATCGCTGAGCGAACATTGGCCAGACTGGAAAATTCTTCATTATCCAGCATGGTATAGGCGTTCGTCAGCGTATCGGCAATGAGCTTGTGGTTGAGCAAACGATCTCGTTCCTGATGCAGGGCAGTATCTTCACCGCTTTTGAGGGCTGCGCTCTCAATCTCCGCCATCTGAAACTCCAGCATCTCAATTCTGGCCTTATGCTCCTGCTGATTTTTCTGCAAAGTTAGGACTTGCTTGCGCAGGCTTCGATAGCGGTCAAAGGTTTCCTGATAGCGGCTCTTGAGATTTAAAAAGTCTGCTGAGCCAAACTCATCTAGCATGGTGATATGAAGCTGAGGTCTCATCAGCTCTTCCTGATCATGCTGACCATGGATATCCACCAAGTGCTGGCCGACAGCTTTTAGAACAGACAGATTAACCATCTGGCCATTGATACGGCTGACGCTGCGGCCGTTTTGCAGAATTTCCCGACGGATAATCAGCTCATCGGTCAGCTCCCAGCCTTGCTCCTCAAAAATCTCTCGCAAAGCTCTGCTATTTTCAAGCGAAAAAAGCCCCTCTATCTCAGCTTTGGGCGCTCCATGACGAATAACATCCGTCGTCGCACGGCTGCCCAGCATCATGTTCATCGCATCAATAATAATAGACTTACCGGCTCCGGTTTCCCCGGTTAAAACCGTCATACCTTGCTCAAAATTAAGGGAAATTTCCTCAATAATGGCAAAATTTTTAATCGAAATTTCTAATAACATAGACTTTCCTACCAATTATTGATTTCAGCCGTGAGTTTTTGGGCTGCACTTTCACTCACTGCAACGACTAAGATACTGTCATTATCCGCAATGATGCTGAAAATTTCCTCAGAAAATTCTTTACTCAGGTGGCGTTTGACCACCGCTGCACTCCCTGGCACTAGATTGAGATTGAGCATATTTCCTAGGTTTTGACAGGCCAAAATATTATTTTCTGCCAACTTCAAACTATTGGTCGCTGTTTTGGGAAGCTCATAGATATAGGTATTATCTTTAAAAGGGATTTTTACAATCCCTAGCTCCTTGATGTCTCGTGAAACCGTTGCCTGTGTCGCTGTAATACCAGACTCCCTGAGATGTTCCACAATTTCCTCTTGGGTACCAATCTCAAACTCGTTGACAAATCGTCTGATTTTCTCTAATCTATCTTTCTTCTTCATCTTTAAATTCCTTGTGGGCTGCCTCTACAACAGCGACTAAGTCTTGCTCCAAGTCATTTTTCGGCTGCTCGCTTTTCTCCAGAAAGGCTAAAAACTCAACATTGCCATGCCCACCTTGAATCGGAGAAAAATCTAAACCTTTGACTGAAAAACCTGATTCTACCATAAATGCTGTCACGGTTTCCAGCACCGCCAAATGAACTTTCTTGTCCTTGATAATCCCCTTCTTGCCAATCTGCTCGCGGCCAGCCTCGAACTGAGGCTTAATCAAGGCCACGACTTGACCTCCCTCCTCTAAAATCTGATAGAGGGCCGGCAAAATCAAGCTGAGCGAGATAAAGCTGACGTCAATGCTGACAAAGCTGGGCTGAAATTCGAAATCAGCTGGCTCGGCATAGCGGAAATTAAACTGCTCCATGCTGACAACCCGTTCGTCTTGGCGGAGTTTCCAAGCCAACTGGTTGGTTCCGACATCAACAGCATAGACTAGTCGTGCTCCCGCCTGCAACATGACATCGGTAAATCCTCCAGTTGAAGCTCCGATATCCAAGGCCACTCGGTCTGCCACCGAAAGCCCAAACACTTGCAAAGCCTTTTCTAATTTCAGGCCGCCACGACTGACATACTTGAGTTTTTCTCCCTTGAGCTTGAGCTCTGTTGCATCATCGATTTTTTCACCCGGTTTATCAAAGCGCTCTCCATTAGCAAGCGCCACAACTAGGCCTGCCATCACTCCGCGCTTGGCCTGTTCTCGGGTCTCAAAGAGGCCTTGTCGATAGGCCAGTACATCCACTCTTTCCTTAGCCATCCAGTCTCAAACTTTCTATTATTTTTTGAATTTCTTCAGCTGAAAAATCACTTTCTGTTTCTAGTTGCTCCAGCAGGCTTTTTGCTTGTTCCAGTGTTTCATCGAAAAAGGCTCTGGCTCCATCTAAGCCCAGCAGGGCTGGATAGGTCGATTTCTCTGCTACCAGATCCTTCTGCGGTGTCTTGCCAATCTGATCAAAACTGGCTGTCACATCTAAAATATCATCCCGCACCTGAAAAGCCAACCCCAAGAGTTCTCCCGCTTGACGGAGCTTCCCTAGGACCGATTGACCAGTCTGAGCAATGATACCCGCCGCTACAAAAGGATAAGCTAAGAGCTTACCTGTCTTATTAGCATGAATGGTCTGGAGCTGGTCCATAGTCAACTTGCGACCTTCGCCCTGCATATCCAAAACCTGTCCGGCTACCATACCAAAG
This genomic window from Streptococcus cristatus AS 1.3089 contains:
- a CDS encoding polyprenyl synthetase family protein, with the translated sequence MTRERKIRQIGLTIQEFYQSKEVSADLTETILYSIEAGGKRIRPLLLLELLEGFGLELTPAHFQVAAALEMIHTGSLIHDDLPAMDNDDYRRGRLTSHKKFGEDMAILAGDSLFLDSYGLVAMAELPSQVKVDLIAELSLAAGSFGMVAGQVLDMQGEGRKLTMDQLQTIHANKTGKLLAYPFVAAGIIAQTGQSVLGKLRQAGELLGLAFQVRDDILDVTASFDQIGKTPQKDLVAEKSTYPALLGLDGARAFFDETLEQAKSLLEQLETESDFSAEEIQKIIESLRLDG
- a CDS encoding metallophosphoesterase; translation: MTKYFAIGDVHGKSGMLDELLQHWDGRSQLVFLGDLMDRGEDSRAVLERVKDLVDQKGAICLSGNHEYMFLTWLDNPEKSYDHYRRNGGDTTINSLLGRPLNAPVDGVADAEGVKTEAADLVDFIRQMPFLLETEQYIFVHAGLDLELKDWRETSDYQKVWIRSPFHEGSNQTGKRIVFGHTPTFYLLHETPGTDQLWMTEDGKIGMDGGAVYGGVLHGVLFDDNGIIERYVIRNDGFAAED
- a CDS encoding arginine repressor, which gives rise to MKKKDRLEKIRRFVNEFEIGTQEEIVEHLRESGITATQATVSRDIKELGIVKIPFKDNTYIYELPKTATNSLKLAENNILACQNLGNMLNLNLVPGSAAVVKRHLSKEFSEEIFSIIADNDSILVVAVSESAAQKLTAEINNW
- a CDS encoding TlyA family RNA methyltransferase, encoding MAKERVDVLAYRQGLFETREQAKRGVMAGLVVALANGERFDKPGEKIDDATELKLKGEKLKYVSRGGLKLEKALQVFGLSVADRVALDIGASTGGFTDVMLQAGARLVYAVDVGTNQLAWKLRQDERVVSMEQFNFRYAEPADFEFQPSFVSIDVSFISLSLILPALYQILEEGGQVVALIKPQFEAGREQIGKKGIIKDKKVHLAVLETVTAFMVESGFSVKGLDFSPIQGGHGNVEFLAFLEKSEQPKNDLEQDLVAVVEAAHKEFKDEEER
- the recN gene encoding DNA repair protein RecN; protein product: MLLEISIKNFAIIEEISLNFEQGMTVLTGETGAGKSIIIDAMNMMLGSRATTDVIRHGAPKAEIEGLFSLENSRALREIFEEQGWELTDELIIRREILQNGRSVSRINGQMVNLSVLKAVGQHLVDIHGQHDQEELMRPQLHITMLDEFGSADFLNLKSRYQETFDRYRSLRKQVLTLQKNQQEHKARIEMLEFQMAEIESAALKSGEDTALHQERDRLLNHKLIADTLTNAYTMLDNEEFSSLANVRSAMNDLESIEDYDPAYKELSGSLSETYYVLEDVSKRLEDILDGLDFDVDRLLQVESRLDLINSITRKYGGQVDDVLEYFAQISKEYSLLTGSNLSSEDMDKELRLLERELVELAQELSQARHGLATQLEAEIKQELQDLYMEKARFKVQFTKGKFNREGNEQVEFYISANPGEDFKPLVKVASGGELSRLMLAIKSAFSRKEGKTSIVFDEVDTGVSGRVAQAIAQKIHKIGSNGQVLAISHLPQVIAIADYQFFIEKISDENSTVSTVRLLTSDERVQEVAKMLAGEDVTEAALTQARELLKK